CTACGGATGATCCTGGAGGTGGTGGAGGAGACCGGCGTTCCGCTTCTCTTCGGCTTCCCCAACGCCGAGTACCGGGTCGAAACCGGCTACGAGTATTACAACTCGGCGATGCTCCTCGACCGGGAAGGCCGCTCGGTCGGAGAGTACAGGAAGATCCATCTAGTCCCCTTCGGGGAGAGGCTTCCCCTGCACGGGAAGGTGGGTTGGATCACCGATCTGAACTTCGGCGAGGCGGACTTCAATCCCGGTACGTCCTACACGGTCTTCCCCCTGGGCGGGACCTCCTTCTCCGCCAATATCTGTTTCGAGGCGATTTTCCCACCCCTGATCCGCCGTTTCGCGCGGGAGGGTTCCCGTTTTCTGGTGAACCTGACCAACGACGCCTGGTTCGGAACCACCGCCGCGCCGCACCAGCACGCAGCCATGGCCCGGATGCGCTCCGTCGAGACCGGCCTCTTCCTCGCCCGCTCCGCCAACACGGGCATCAGCCTGATCGCCGATCCCCGCGGGCGTGTGCTGAAGAGCATCGGTCTCTTCGAGAGAGGCGCGGTGACGGCGGAGATCCTACCGGTCCGGAGCCGCACCTTTTCGGTCCGGCACGGCGACTGGCTCCCCGCCGTCGAGGCGGCTCTGGCGGCGATTTTTCTGTTGCTCTCCCCGGCGTCTCGGCGGCGGACTCTTCTCTTCTGAACGGTTCGTGGGCGAAAAAAAAGGACCCCCGAGGGGGTCCTTTCCTACGCGTCCGGCGGCACGCTCAGCGGGCGAGGGCGTAATCGATCTTGAGGCGCATCTCCTCGTCCCCTTTCTCTTCGTCGAAACCGACGATCTTGAAGAGGATCGTTCCGTCCCGTCCGATGAGGCAGGTGGTGGGAATCGCCGGAACGGCGAAAAGCTCCGCCGCGGTTTTTACCCCTTCGCCGGGATCCAGGTCGAGGTAGTAGGGCATGGTGAGACCCAACTCCCCCCACTTTTCACGGACGCCGGCCAGGCGCTCTTCGTCGGCGGTTCTCTCCCAGACGTTGATCGGAAGAACAATCAGATCGTCGCCCGCCTCTTTTCTTGTCTCATAAATCGTTTCTACGTGCGGCAGGGAGCGGCGGCAAGGCCCGCACCAGGTGGCCCAGAAATCGATCAACACCGGGCGGCCGAGGAAACCGGCCAGGGTGAGGGTGTCGCCCCCCGTGTCCAGGAAGCGGATCTCCGGAACGGGCCAGCGGAGCGCCCTCCGGTCCAGGCGGGCCATCGCCTCGGCCCGGCCCTCCTCGCGGAGCCGGGCGGCGTGGGCGTCGAAGTCCCCTTCCCCCTCCGCCTCCCAGAGTGCGCGCCACTCTTCCGTCGCTTCCCCGGAGGGTCGGGCGGCGCGGGCGAGAAGGTCGTATGCCTCGAGGGCGCCCTCGGTGTCCCCCGTTCGAGAGCGGATCCGGGCGGCGCGCAGGAGCATGTCGGGCGTCGCCTGCTCCGGGAGATCCCGGAGAGCCCTGCCGAGCGCCTCCGCCGCCCCGGCGTCGTCGCCGCGCGTTTCCCGGACGCGGGCGAGCAGGTGGAGGAGAGAGGCGAGGGTCTCCCTCCGGTTTCTCTCCCACTCCGCGGGGGAAAGCCCCTCGCCGGCGGACGGCGATGCGCCTTCCTCTTCGCGGATCGCGCGGAGAAGCGTCTCCTCCGCTTCGTCCAAAAGCTCCCCTTCATCGAGGAGGGTTTCCGCGTAGAGGGAGAGGACGAAGCGTTCCACGGGCTTCCCCTCATGGATCAACGCTCGCGCGTTCTCTCTCTCGCCCAGGTAGCGCAGGTAGAGATAGATGGCGTAGGTGCGCGCCTCCTCCGCTTCCTTCGCGTCCGGGTGCTCCCGGGCGAAGCGCTCCATCTCCCGGGCGAAGCGCCCGCGGTCTTCCTCCTCCATCACGCGACGGTAGAGCACCGAGGAGGCGAACCGGGTCCGGGGGAAACGGGCGATCAGCGCGTCGGTGAGGCTGTCCCGGAGCGTCTCACCGCCGATCAGGGCGTAGAGGTCGAGCGCTCCCTCCGTTGCGGGCGGGGGCTCGGTCCAGTTCTCTTGATTCATGAAAAATTGGTCCGCCTCGGCGCGCGCCGCCGCGAGCAACGAGTCCGCGCGGGCTTTATCCGGTTCTTCCTTCTCAAGGACGCGGGCCCACCGGACGAAACGCGCCTCGGCCGACTCCGGGCGTTCCTCCACCGACTTCTCCAGTTCCTCGAGCGCCCGCGCGCGGTCCCGGGGGACGCGAACCACGTCGGTGAGCCTCTCCTCGCCGGCGAGGAGGCGGTAGTACTGGTAACGCGCGCCGGCGACGGGCGTCTCCCCTTCATGGAAGAGAAGCACCCACGGGTCTCCCCGGTTGTTGTCCACCACCTCCGGGTCGGTGGGATCGACGAAAGCGCACACCAGAAGGACGGGTTCCTTCGGGGTCAGTTCCACCGGCGCGAGCGCAGCCTCCCAGGCCGGGCCGCGGCGTTCCATCGGGACCTCTCCGGCGAGGAGACCGCCCTCCTTGTCGACCAGCGTGAAGCGGAAGACCGCCGACCCGGAGCGAAGAGGGGACGGGGAGAGGCCGGGGGTATAGCGGACGGTGATCCGGTCCGCCGGGGTCGGTCTCTCCGGCGTGAAAGCCACGGTTTTCTCCTCTCCCTTCCGCGCACAGGACGCGAGAAGAGCGAGGATGAGGATCGGGGGAAGGATGGCGCGCGTGATCCGGTTCATGTTCACCTCCCGTAGTCGAAGATCGCCCGCGAGGTTATCACAGAGGGCGAACGGGGTCGCCGGGAAAGGAGGGAGAGGGGCCGGGCGCGGCGACGATAGACCTTGCTGGGCGCTCGCCGCCGGGAATAGAATCGCCACGATTCAGGGGAGGGAAGAGGAGCGATGGAAAGGACGGAAGGAAAACTGGGGACTTTTCTGGGGGTGTACGCCCCCACGATCTTGACGATCCTCGGGGTGATCCTCTTTCTGCGGGTCGGCTGGCTCGTGGGGAGTCTGGGACCGGCGCGCCTCCTCGCCGTCGTCCTCCTCGCCAATAGCATCACGGCGATTACGGCTTTTTCCTTCTCGTCGGTGGCGACCAACACCCGCGTCGGGACCGGGGGGGCTTACTACATCATCTCCAGGAGCCTCGGCATTGAAGCGGGCGGGGCGATCGGCATTCCCCTCTTTCTCTCGCAGGCTCTATCGGTGACCCTGTACTCCTTCGGTTTGGCCGAGTCGCTCCGCTTTCTCTGGCCGGGCGTTCCCCTGCAAACCGCCGCGGTGATCATCATACTGGCCGTAGCGGGGATCGCCCTGCTCGGCGCGAAGCAGGCGCTCCGGACGCAGATTCCCCTGATGGTGCTCGTGGGCGCCTCGCTGGTCGCCCTCGTCGTGGGGGCGCTTCTCCGGCCCGCGGTCCCCGCCGCGCCGCCCCCCGGTCCGGGCGAGAGCATCGGTTTCTGGATCGGTTTCGCGATCTTCTTTCCGGCGGTGACCGGCGTGATGGCCGGGCTCGGTCTCTCCGGCGATTTGCGGAATCCGGGCCGCGCGATTCCGCTCGGCACTTTGGCGGCCGTCTTCACCGGATGGGTGATCTACCTCATCGTGCCCGTTCTTCTCCACCGGGCCGCCCCGGCGGATGCGCTTCGGAACGATTCCCTCGTCTGGACGCGGATCGCCCTTCTCGGCCCGTGGATCGTTTTCCCCGGCCTTTGGGCGGCGATCTTCTCGTCGGCGGTCGGGTCGATCCTGGGCGCCCCGCGGACGCTGCAGGCCCTCGCCAGGGATGGACTCGCGCCCCGCTTTCTCGGCGGGTCGGGCGAGGGGAGTAAGGCCCTCCTGCCGGGGCTCGCCGTCTCACTCGTCATCGCCCTCTCGGCGACGGCGCTCGGCGGGCTGAACGCGGTGGCCGCGCTGGTGACGATGTTCTTCCTCACCGTGTACGGGACGGCGAACCTGGTCGCCGCCTTCGAAACGCTGAGCGGTGACACCTCCTGGCGGCCCAAAATCCGAGTTCCCTGGCCGGTCGCGCTGGCCGGCGGCTTCGCCTGCGTGGCCGTGATCTTCCTGATCCGACCCCTGATGGGGGCCGTCGCCCTTCTCGCCGAGCTGGCTCTTTGGATAGTACTCTCCCGGCGCGAATACGCCGCCAACTGGGGGGACGTCCGCCGTGGGCTCTATGAGAGCGTGATCCGCTGGGCGTTGGTCCGCCTCGCCGACAGGCCGCCGAGCGCCCGGAACTGGCGCCCCCACGTTCTCGTTTTCACGAGCGATCCGTTGCGGGAACTCGATCTGGTCCGCTTCGGCGACTGGTTCAGCCAGGGGAGGGGAGTGGTCACGGTCTGTCGCCTGGTCGTCGGCGACCTGCTCAAGGACGATCTCGGTCTGGCGGAGAAGCGCCTCGAAATTCAGGAGATTCTGGACGCGGAAAAGCTCACCGCTTTCGCCGAAGTGGACGTGGTGCGGGAACTGGTGGATGGGGTCGTTCAGGTGGCGCAGGCGAACGGCATGGCGGGAATCGCGAGCAACACGGTCCTTCTCGGTTGGCCGGAGGAGGAGTCGCTCCAGGTGCAGTTCCTGAGGAGCATGCGCCGTCTGGAGGTCCTCAATAAGTCGCTGGTGCTGGCGCGGATCCGACCGAGCCGCGCCTACCGCCGCGAGGGGGTGAGGCGGACGATCCATATCTGGTGGGGCGGGCCTGCAGAGGAACGGCGACCTGATGCTCCTCCTGGCGCACCTGCTGGCCCGAAATCCTTCCTGGAGGGACGCGAGGGTCCGCGTGATGAGTGTCGCCTCCACCGAGACGGCCCGATCCCAAACCGAATCGTTTCTCGCCGGGCTGATCGCGGAAATCCGGATCCGGGCGGAGACGGAGGTGATCCTCAAGCCGAAGGATACGACCGTCACGGAATTGATTCAGGAGAGAAGCAAGGACGCCGAGGTCGTCTTCCTCGGGCTCGCCACGCCGGAGCGGGGCGAGGAGGCGGAATACGCCGGGCGTCTCGAAAAGCTCGCCGGGGATCTCCCGATGGTGTTTTTCGTCAAGAACGCGAGCCTCTTCATCGGCGAGTTGATGACCTGATCGGGCGACGCCGCCGGCCCTCGCCCCCCTTCCCGACGGAGGGCCGGTCCCCTTCGCCGGCGCTCCCGCCAGCGCCAAGATACGGTTCAAGGACGCGCCGCCCCTTCCGCCCGTGTCCTTTCTCTTTGACCGGGCTCGGCCGACGTGTTTCAATGCGTTTTTAGGGAGGAAGGCGCCTCCGCGGCGCCGAGAGACCGGCCGAGAACGCGCGCCGGGGAAGGTCGGCCCCCTCCCGGAAGAGCACCCCTTCTCCGATTCGTTCGGTTTACGCATGTATATCTTCGGCATCGAAGTCCGTTTCGAGGGCACCGACTTCGCCGGCTGGCAGGTCCAGCCCGGCCGTCGCACCGTACAGGGGGAGATCGAGTGCGCCCTCGCCCGGCTTTTCGGCGGGCCGGTCCGCCTGCACGGCGCGGGGAGGACCGATGCGGGCGTGCACGCCCTCCGCGCCGTCGCCGCCTTCCACGTCGAGACGGACCTGGACGCCGACACCATCGGCCGCGCCCTCCGCGCGATGCTCCCTCCGGATATCCTCCTCCTCCGGGCCGCCCCGGCGCGGGAGGGGTTCGACCCGAGGCGGCACGCCCTCTCCCGCACCTACCGCTATCGGATCCTCCGGGGCGCGGATCCCTTCCGGCGGCGTTTCGTGTGGGAACGACGGGGGGCGCTCCGGATCGAACCGATGGCCCGCGCCGTCTTCGACCTCCTCGGCGAGAGGGACCACACCTCCTTCGCCGCCTCCACGCGGAAGGGGCGGGAAAACACGGTCCGGGTCGACCATGCTTCTTGGGAAGAAGAGGGAGACGAGATCCGTTTCACCATTACGGCGAACCGCTTCCTTCATCACATGGTTCGTAATATAGTGGGGACTTTCGTGGAGATCGGGAGGGGAACGCGCCTGTCGGACGGCATCGCCGGTCTCCTCGAGGCGCGGGACAGACGCCTCGCGGGACCGACCGCGCCG
The genomic region above belongs to Candidatus Eisenbacteria bacterium and contains:
- a CDS encoding Na-K-Cl cotransporter, with the translated sequence MERTEGKLGTFLGVYAPTILTILGVILFLRVGWLVGSLGPARLLAVVLLANSITAITAFSFSSVATNTRVGTGGAYYIISRSLGIEAGGAIGIPLFLSQALSVTLYSFGLAESLRFLWPGVPLQTAAVIIILAVAGIALLGAKQALRTQIPLMVLVGASLVALVVGALLRPAVPAAPPPGPGESIGFWIGFAIFFPAVTGVMAGLGLSGDLRNPGRAIPLGTLAAVFTGWVIYLIVPVLLHRAAPADALRNDSLVWTRIALLGPWIVFPGLWAAIFSSAVGSILGAPRTLQALARDGLAPRFLGGSGEGSKALLPGLAVSLVIALSATALGGLNAVAALVTMFFLTVYGTANLVAAFETLSGDTSWRPKIRVPWPVALAGGFACVAVIFLIRPLMGAVALLAELALWIVLSRREYAANWGDVRRGLYESVIRWALVRLADRPPSARNWRPHVLVFTSDPLRELDLVRFGDWFSQGRGVVTVCRLVVGDLLKDDLGLAEKRLEIQEILDAEKLTAFAEVDVVRELVDGVVQVAQANGMAGIASNTVLLGWPEEESLQVQFLRSMRRLEVLNKSLVLARIRPSRAYRREGVRRTIHIWWGGPAEERRPDAPPGAPAGPKSFLEGREGPRDECRLHRDGPIPNRIVSRRADRGNPDPGGDGGDPQAEGYDRHGIDSGEKQGRRGRLPRARHAGAGRGGGIRRASRKARRGSPDGVFRQEREPLHRRVDDLIGRRRRPSPPFPTEGRSPSPALPPAPRYGSRTRRPFRPCPFSLTGLGRRVSMRF
- the truA gene encoding tRNA pseudouridine(38-40) synthase TruA; translation: MYIFGIEVRFEGTDFAGWQVQPGRRTVQGEIECALARLFGGPVRLHGAGRTDAGVHALRAVAAFHVETDLDADTIGRALRAMLPPDILLLRAAPAREGFDPRRHALSRTYRYRILRGADPFRRRFVWERRGALRIEPMARAVFDLLGERDHTSFAASTRKGRENTVRVDHASWEEEGDEIRFTITANRFLHHMVRNIVGTFVEIGRGTRLSDGIAGLLEARDRRLAGPTAPARGLCLVEIDYGEGWAARGPTA
- a CDS encoding TlpA family protein disulfide reductase: MNRITRAILPPILILALLASCARKGEEKTVAFTPERPTPADRITVRYTPGLSPSPLRSGSAVFRFTLVDKEGGLLAGEVPMERRGPAWEAALAPVELTPKEPVLLVCAFVDPTDPEVVDNNRGDPWVLLFHEGETPVAGARYQYYRLLAGEERLTDVVRVPRDRARALEELEKSVEERPESAEARFVRWARVLEKEEPDKARADSLLAAARAEADQFFMNQENWTEPPPATEGALDLYALIGGETLRDSLTDALIARFPRTRFASSVLYRRVMEEEDRGRFAREMERFAREHPDAKEAEEARTYAIYLYLRYLGERENARALIHEGKPVERFVLSLYAETLLDEGELLDEAEETLLRAIREEEGASPSAGEGLSPAEWERNRRETLASLLHLLARVRETRGDDAGAAEALGRALRDLPEQATPDMLLRAARIRSRTGDTEGALEAYDLLARAARPSGEATEEWRALWEAEGEGDFDAHAARLREEGRAEAMARLDRRALRWPVPEIRFLDTGGDTLTLAGFLGRPVLIDFWATWCGPCRRSLPHVETIYETRKEAGDDLIVLPINVWERTADEERLAGVREKWGELGLTMPYYLDLDPGEGVKTAAELFAVPAIPTTCLIGRDGTILFKIVGFDEEKGDEEMRLKIDYALAR